A single region of the Vicia villosa cultivar HV-30 ecotype Madison, WI linkage group LG4, Vvil1.0, whole genome shotgun sequence genome encodes:
- the LOC131599565 gene encoding G-type lectin S-receptor-like serine/threonine-protein kinase At1g34300 isoform X1: protein MSTAPDTTAIEVVVVIVVIVVKVAIVVCVCRRRHQVNGGGTIIPDSQFITLTMDKFLIDMEREKPIRFTGQQLRIATDNYSNLLGSGGFGTVYKGIFSNGTIVAVKVLRGSSNKKIDEQFMAEVGTIGRIHHFNLVRLYGFCFERNLIALVYEYMGNGSLDRYLFHEKKVLEYEKLHEIAIGTARGIAYLHEECQHRIIHYDIKPGNILLDMNFNAKVADFGLAKHCNRDNTHITMTGGRGTPGYAAPELWMPFPITHKCDVYSFGMLLFEIVGRRRNLEIKNNDSQEWFPIWVWKKFDAGLLGEAMVVCGIEEKNKEIAERMVKVALWCVQYRPELRPIMSVVVNMLEGTLEIPKTLNPFQHLFAGNNFATQSVQVSNTYTTTVTSSTSSVMVSDSSIVCATPIMRKYEIELANSIV from the exons ATGTCAACAGCCCCTGATACTACAGCAATTGAGGTTGTTGTAGTAATAG TAGTAATTGTTGTTAAGGTAGCTATTGTGGTTTGTGTATGTAGGAGAAGACATCAAGTAAATGGTGGTGGAACCATTATTCCAGATTCACAATTCATAACTCTCACTATGGATAAATTTCTAATCGACATGGAAAGGGAGAAGCCAATAAGATTCACTGGCCAACAGCTAAGAATTGCAACAGACAACTATTCCAACTTGTTAGGATCAGGAGGATTTGGAACAGTTTACAAAGGAATTTTCAGTAACGGAACAATCGTAGCTGTGAAGGTTCTACGCGGTAGTTCCAACAAGAAAATCGACGAACAATTCATGGCAGAAGTCGGAACAATTGGTAGGATTCATCACTTTAATCTCGTTAGGCTATACGGATTTTGCTTTGAACGAAACTTGATCGCGCTTGTTTATGAATACATGGGGAATGGATCACTTGATAGGTATTTGTTTCATGAAAAAAAGGTGCTGGAATACGAAAAGCTTCATGAGATTGCGATCGGTACAGCACGAGGCATTGCTTACTTACACGAAGAGTGCCAACATAGAATAATCCACTATGATATAAAACCAGGAAATATTCTCTTAGACATGAATTTCAACGCTAAAGTTGCTGATTTCGGTTTGGCCAAACATTGCAACAGGGACAATACTCACATAACGATGACCGGAGGAAGAGGGACGCCTGGCTATGCTGCACCCGAGCTTTGGATGCCATTTCCAATAACTCACAAATGCGATGTTTATAGTTTCGGTATGCTATTATTCGAAATTGTAGGTAGAAGAAGAAACCTTGAGATTAAGAATAATGATAGCCAAGAATGGTTTCCAATTTGGGTTTGGAAAAAATTTGATGCTGGACTATTAGGGGAAGCAATGGTAGTTTGTGGaatagaagagaaaaataaagaGATTGCTGAGAGAATGGTTAAGGTAGCTTTATGGTGTGTTCAATATAGGCCAGAGTTAAGGCCTATAATGAGTGTTGTGGTGAATATGTTAGAAGGTACATTGGAAATTCCAAAGACTTTGAACCCTTTTCAACATTTGTTTGCTGGAAATAATTTTGCTACTCAATCAGTGCAAGTGTCAAATACTTATACAACTACTGTGACTTCTTCTACCTCTTCTGTTATGGTAAGTGATTCAAGTATTGTGTGTGCTACTCCTATTATGAGGAAGTATGAGATTGAATTGGCAAATAGCATAGTGTGA
- the LOC131599565 gene encoding G-type lectin S-receptor-like serine/threonine-protein kinase At1g34300 isoform X2, with protein MDKFLIDMEREKPIRFTGQQLRIATDNYSNLLGSGGFGTVYKGIFSNGTIVAVKVLRGSSNKKIDEQFMAEVGTIGRIHHFNLVRLYGFCFERNLIALVYEYMGNGSLDRYLFHEKKVLEYEKLHEIAIGTARGIAYLHEECQHRIIHYDIKPGNILLDMNFNAKVADFGLAKHCNRDNTHITMTGGRGTPGYAAPELWMPFPITHKCDVYSFGMLLFEIVGRRRNLEIKNNDSQEWFPIWVWKKFDAGLLGEAMVVCGIEEKNKEIAERMVKVALWCVQYRPELRPIMSVVVNMLEGTLEIPKTLNPFQHLFAGNNFATQSVQVSNTYTTTVTSSTSSVMVSDSSIVCATPIMRKYEIELANSIV; from the coding sequence ATGGATAAATTTCTAATCGACATGGAAAGGGAGAAGCCAATAAGATTCACTGGCCAACAGCTAAGAATTGCAACAGACAACTATTCCAACTTGTTAGGATCAGGAGGATTTGGAACAGTTTACAAAGGAATTTTCAGTAACGGAACAATCGTAGCTGTGAAGGTTCTACGCGGTAGTTCCAACAAGAAAATCGACGAACAATTCATGGCAGAAGTCGGAACAATTGGTAGGATTCATCACTTTAATCTCGTTAGGCTATACGGATTTTGCTTTGAACGAAACTTGATCGCGCTTGTTTATGAATACATGGGGAATGGATCACTTGATAGGTATTTGTTTCATGAAAAAAAGGTGCTGGAATACGAAAAGCTTCATGAGATTGCGATCGGTACAGCACGAGGCATTGCTTACTTACACGAAGAGTGCCAACATAGAATAATCCACTATGATATAAAACCAGGAAATATTCTCTTAGACATGAATTTCAACGCTAAAGTTGCTGATTTCGGTTTGGCCAAACATTGCAACAGGGACAATACTCACATAACGATGACCGGAGGAAGAGGGACGCCTGGCTATGCTGCACCCGAGCTTTGGATGCCATTTCCAATAACTCACAAATGCGATGTTTATAGTTTCGGTATGCTATTATTCGAAATTGTAGGTAGAAGAAGAAACCTTGAGATTAAGAATAATGATAGCCAAGAATGGTTTCCAATTTGGGTTTGGAAAAAATTTGATGCTGGACTATTAGGGGAAGCAATGGTAGTTTGTGGaatagaagagaaaaataaagaGATTGCTGAGAGAATGGTTAAGGTAGCTTTATGGTGTGTTCAATATAGGCCAGAGTTAAGGCCTATAATGAGTGTTGTGGTGAATATGTTAGAAGGTACATTGGAAATTCCAAAGACTTTGAACCCTTTTCAACATTTGTTTGCTGGAAATAATTTTGCTACTCAATCAGTGCAAGTGTCAAATACTTATACAACTACTGTGACTTCTTCTACCTCTTCTGTTATGGTAAGTGATTCAAGTATTGTGTGTGCTACTCCTATTATGAGGAAGTATGAGATTGAATTGGCAAATAGCATAGTGTGA
- the LOC131599566 gene encoding G-type lectin S-receptor-like serine/threonine-protein kinase At1g34300, translating into MSTSDSTSDSTSGGGGDVGIIVVIALVVVAVKVAIFVCVCRRITEARGGSKSTTSITPDSQFITLTMDKFLNDMEREKPIRFTGQQLRIATDNYSNFLGSGGFGTVYKGIFNNGSMVAVKVLRGSSNKKIDEQFMAEVGTVGRIHHFNLVRLYGFCFERNLIALVYEYMGNGSLDRYLFHEKKVLEFEKLHEIAIGTARGIAYLHEECQHRIIHYDIKPGNILLDKNFYPKVADFGLAKLCNRENTHITMTGGRGTPGYAAPELWMPFPITHKCDVYSFGMLLFEIVGRRRNLEIENSDSQEWFPIWVWKKFDDGLLEEAMIVCGIEEKNREIAERMIKVALMCVQYRQELRPIMSVVVKMLEGSLEIPKTLNPFQHLIDGANFATQSVQVSNTYTTTVTSSSVKVSDCSIVCATPIMKKYEIELASSIV; encoded by the exons ATGTCAACAAGTGATTCAACCAGTGATTCAAccagtggtggtggtggtgacgTTGGAATTATAGTTGTTATAGCCCTAG TAGTAGTTGCTGTTAAAGTAGCTATTTTTGTTTGTGTTTGTAGAAGAATAACCGAAGCAAGAGGTGGATCTAAATCCACTACTTCCATTACTCCAGATTCACAATTCATAACTCTCACAATGGATAAATTTCTAAACGACATGGAAAGGGAGAAGCCAATAAGGTTCACAGGTCAACAGCTAAGAATTGCAACAGACAACTATTCCAACTTCTTAGGATCAGGCGGATTCGGAACAGTTTACAAAGGAATTTTCAATAACGGATCGATGGTAGCCGTGAAGGTTCTCCGCGGTAGTTCTAACAAGAAAATCGACGAACAGTTTATGGCAGAAGTCGGAACAGTTGGTAGGATTCATCACTTCAATCTTGTTAGGCTATACGGATTTTGCTTTGAACGGAACTTGATCGCGCTTGTTTATGAGTACATGGGGAATGGATCACTTGACAGGTATTTGTTTCATGAGAAAAAGGTGTTGGAATTCGAAAAGCTTCATGAGATTGCAATCGGTACTGCACGAGGAATTGCTTACTTGCATGAAGAGTGTCAACATAGAATAATCCACTATGATATAAAACCGGGAAATATTCTCTTGGATAAGAATTTCTATCCAAAAGTTGCTGATTTTGGTTTGGCGAAACTTTGCAACAGAGAAAATACTCATATAACGATGACCGGAGGAAGAGGGACGCCTGGTTACGCTGCGCCCGAGCTTTGGATGCCATTTCCTATAACTCATAAATGTGATGTTTATAGTTTTGGCATGCTGTTGTTTGAAATTGTAGGTAGAAGAAGAAACCTTGAGATTGAGAATAGTGATAGCCAAGAATGGTTTCCAATTTGGGTTTGGAAAAAATTTGATGATGGACTATTAGAGGAAGCAATGATAGTTTGTGGAATAGAGGAGAAAAATAGAGAGATTGCAGAGAGAATGATTAAGGTAGCTTTAATGTGTGTTCAATATAGGCAAGAGTTAAGGCCTATAATGAGTGTTGTGGTGAAAATGTTGGAAGGTTCATTGGAGATTCCAAAGACTTTGAACCCTTTTCAGCATTTGATTGATGGAGCTAACTTTGCTACTCAATCAGTGCAAGTGTCAAATACTTATACAACTACTGTTACTTCTTCTTCTGTTAAGGTTAGTGATTGTAGCATTGTGTGTGCTACTCCAATTATGAAGAAATATGAGATTGAATTAGCATCTAGCATAGTGTGA